From Bradyrhizobium sp. 4:
GATCGCGGCCCGCGCGTTGCCGAGACGACTTCTCAGTTGCGTACCATCACGTGCCGCGTCTCTTCACCGCCCTCGCACTCGGCCGCGCCGATGGCCGTTACACCAAGATGCTGCGCGCTATCGCTCGTCTCGATCTGCTCATTCTTGATGACTGGGGGCCAGAGCCGCTCGACGCCGACCAGCGCCCATGATCTGCTCGAGATCGTCGAGGACCGATATGAAGCTCGCTCGATCATCATCACCAGCCAGATGCCCGTCGACCGCTGGTACGAAATTATCGGAAATCCCACCATCGCCGACACAATCCTCGATCGCCTCGTCCACAACGCCTAGCGCATCGAACTCAAAGGAGAGAGCCTCAGAAAGCAAAAGCAATCCGCCCCCAATCAATCGGTCACTTGACCTTCTCATCCCTCAACGACATCATCAAATCGACCCATGCGATTGACGCCAAGGGTGGCCGGCTTCCGATCGGAATACCCGGCCGGCTTCAAATTGGAATGCGTGGCCGGCTTCGTCGGTACCCGCAAACTTGATGAAACTTGGGGGCAAGGTCAACATCGTCTGGGAATCCCCGGGAGACTTCGTCGGAATCCGCAAAGGGCTGGTCAATGCGTTATCTGCGCTGGCTTCAGGACCAGAAGTTCGATCACCCGGCACATCAGATCGCAGTCCAGGAAATGGTCGAAGCGGTTCGCATCGCGAGGGAGCGGGTCGAACGTCTGGAGCACACGATCGAAGAGTTCGTCTGTCCTGGTCTAGTCTCTGGAGCCGCTCGTGGGGCGCTTCAAACATTGCGAGATATCGACCGGATCGTCGCAGTAACATTCGCCACCGAGGTCGGCGACGTGAGCCGTTTTGAGAGCCCACGTCAACTCATGGGTTATCTCGGTCTGGTGCCCGGCGAGCGATCGACGAGAGAGTCCGTCAGGCGTGGCGGCATCAGCAAGGCCGGCAACGGCAGCGTCCGCCACATGTTGGTCGAGAGCGCCTGGACCTATCGACACCCGCCGAAGATCGGCAAGACAACGCTACATCGGCTCGAGCAGGCATCAGGCGTGCAAGAGATCGCGCGGAAAGCACAGAGCCGCTTGACTGCCCGCTATCGGAAGCTGGCTACACGCGGCAAGCGAACGACAGTGGTCTGCACTGGTATAGCCCGTGAACTGGTCGGGTTCATGTGGGCAATCGCAAGGCAAGTGCAGGCAACCTGATCAGGTGCTTCTCATCATCGTGCATGGGCGCAGGCGGGAGCACGGCAGAGGGAATGCCCGTCGGACGCTTTGTGGCCGGAAAGAGCGCCGACGTCCACAGTAAGATAGGAGCAGACTTCGGACGCACAATGGGGAATGCGGTGGTCAACCCGCGCATCAGAGCTTGATCACCGACGTCTTTCGGTCCCGCCTGTGGCAACCAAGCCAGTCGACTTTAGGAAGGGAGTGGAGGGGCTTGCTATGATGGTACGCGAGCACGATCGCCAGCGTTCGAATCGCGTTTCAGAATGTTCTGAACTGTAAGAGCCATGCTTCGCATACCGCGACGCATGTCGGTGTGGCCACTGGCGATCCAAACCCTGACGCCGCTCGGAATCGGGATCATCGTCGCGGCGCGAGCCTCAAGTCTAGCGACGCACCGACACTGCGAGGCCTATGCCCTTGCCGTCCACCGTAAGTCGACCCAGCCCCGGAGTCGCGAAGGCGTCAGCGAAGAACTCGATCATGGAAGCTACATCGAAAACTGGGAGGTTCGCTGCTCGGTGCACCGCTGGAGCGTACTGTGAAAGCCCCGTGCATTCCAAGAGAATCGCGGCGATATCAGGGTGCTGGAGGATCAGGGAGGACGCGACACCTACCGTCTCCCGCTCAATCTCAGCTTCGTAGCTTGTGCGTTCTGGCATTCCAACAACCTCCGAAGCCTCCATCACAGCCTGTCGAAACACCGGCTGACTGCCGACGTCACCGACGACGAGGCGGCCGGCATCAGAGACTCCTGCCCGCTCGAGAAGCTCGGCTGTAAGTGTCGGGCCGCTCGCGGTCAATACGGCTAGCTTCTTGCTGCTACCCAAACACGCGAGCAGCAGTGGGGCGACCAGGAGACTTGACAACAGCACAGGAACGTCCACTGCGTTGCGTACTGCTTGCTGATGACGAATCATGAAGCCACAATTGGAGGCGATCACTCGCGCGCCCTCATTAACGAGCTCGCGCGCGGCGGTGATCACAAGATCTTGGAGTCCGTCATCTCCTTTGTATACGAGCCGATCAACTGTGCAGCCGGGAACGATTCGACACAGGTATGGAGACGCGGAGGAGGAAGGATTCTCCCTTGGCCCACCTGGCACCGGACGGTAATTGTAGTCGAGCAGGAGAATACCAATTGGCGCACCACAACGTCGGTTCAACTCACAGCTATCGAAGACAGTTTGAGCAACCAATGTTTGGCCGGCGCTTACTTGGTTCATCTCAGGCCCTCCTTGGCCGACGCGCAGCAGTCACTTGCATGTCCGGTTTTGTTTTGGAATCGGACAACTCCAGTCAACAGCCCCTGAATGACACGCAGATCATCTGCCATTCAGGATCGGACCGCGGAGCGCTACCGCAGGCTCCATTCCTTGTAACTGTTACTGAGCTCCTGATATCTATCGGCCCAATACTTGTTGTCGACAAATAGGCTATTAGGATTGTTTAAATCAGGAAGCCAGCGCCGCGCCTCTGCGTCAATCTTTTGCTCGGCTCCCTTCGTCACTGGAACCGCGCCAAGCTTGTTGGCCAACGCGGCCTGCTGTTCTGGCCTGGTAATGAAATCAAGGAAACGCATCGCCGCCTCCTTGTGCTTTGTGCCCTTGAGCACGGTGAAATAGCCAGTCAAATTTATGCACTGGGCGAAGGAGAAGTCGATTGAAATGCCCGCCGCCTTCGCTAACTTCACCCGATTTAGCCAAGCGGTGGAGTAGTCAGCTTCGTTTCTCTGAATGAGCGAAATGCACTCGGCAGTTGCCGTCCAAAACTTTACGACGTTCGGCTTGATGCGGTCCAGCGCCTTGAAAGCGCGATCGAGATCGAGCGGGTACATCTGGCTCGGCGCCACTCCGTCCGCAAGCAGTGGTACTTCTAGACACGGAGCGCCTCCGGTGCCCATCAAGGTGCGGCGCCCTGGAAAACTCTTGACGTCCCACAACTGCGGAAAGGTTCTCGCCGGATCCTTCGTCCGGCTCGGATCATACGCGATGCCAAGGGCATAGATAGCTGTGGGCACGGCAAAAGAGGGCGGGCTCTGAACAAAGCGCGCGGGATCAACTATCTTGGTATCGATTTGCTCCCAAAGGCCCAATTGTCCGCCCTGATAAGCCTGGCCTCCTCCGGTATCTAACAAGTCCCACTGAATGTTGTTACTCTGGACCTGGGCCAGTGCTTTCGCAAAGTCTGGGCCAGCGACAGTGTCCACGGCGATACCGGTCTCCGACGTAAAGGGCTTGATCCAGTATTCCTTCATGAAGTCGTCAGTGCTTCCGCCCCAGTTCGCGAGCGTAATTCTCTCGGCGGCGCGGGCCCGGCTGGACGCGACGAAGGGAGCAGCCCCTAGAAACAGAGCTCCAGCAGCAGTCACACCATTCACAAATTGCCGGCGGTTCACGATGCTTCTCCCTGTTTTGATGCTACATATTGGATACTAGTATCTCATATCGCAATACGATTTTCAAGTCGTGAACCCCGTATTGGCCGCGCCTGGATGGACAATGGCCGCCCTCACTGCATCGGCTTGGACGGACTGCGCGTTGATGATGCAATCGAGGAAACACTTGCTCGGCATCTCGGTCCGGGCGCTATCGCCATCGCCGGGCTCCTCAACACAACGGCGTCAAGACCGGTTGCAATCGCTGGACACGCGAGCGCGTCACCTAGGTGCGCTCGAACTATCGCATCCCCGTGTGCAGCCCGGGCGGGATCGAGCGCTGCCTGAACCACAGCAACCCGGCAAACCTCCTCGCTTCGGCTCCCCGCCGAAACAGGCGAGATCGTCCATCCGCCATCGGACGGCCCGTGGATCTTTGCTCGCGCCCTCGCTGATAACCGCCGCCAGTCAATCTATCGCGGAACGAGCTCGGCAGAATCCAAGATACCCCACGGGATCACATCCCGATCAGCAAGTTCTCTTCTCTTCAAAAACATAGACAGATGGGTGTTCTGATCCGTTGTTGTACAACACGACCCGCGGGCACTCGATCATCTCTCAGCCCAGTTGAGTTCGAGCCTGAGGTGGGGATTAGCTTAACCCGGCGTCCATCAAACCCGCAGCAAAGATCGAATTGTTGGTTGTCCTTAGCGCAATCAAATCAGGGACAACACTGGAGCGAGCTATATGCCGGCCAAATGCAAAGCCCTTCAATTGAACGAATGAGCGGCTTGCTGTACGATGCGTGCGGACCTTTTCAAGCAAAACGCTGGCAGGCAAGCGGCTGCTATTGCTGCACACGAGCAGAGGCCCGGCGTCTCGGGCGATCGCTAGTTCGAGGAAGTCTTGGAACAGACACAAAAAGTGGGATGTGCGGATGGCTTGCCAAGCAAGTCTGTGGCCGCCGAACTCGGCATCCATGAACACACCGTTGCCAAGTGGCGCCGGCGATTTTAAGGATCGATGTGATGGGCTGATTGACGAAGCCCGCCCTGGCCGCCCTCGCACCATCGACGACGATCAGGTTGCTGAGGTAATCGAGCGTACATTGCGTACGACGCCGGCCGACGCGACGCACTGGTCGACCCGCTCGATGGCTGCGGAAACTGGCTTTTCCCACACCACCATTCGTCGAATGTGGTCGGCGTTCGGCTTGCAGCCGCACCATAGCCAGACATTCAAGTTGTCGAGCGATCCGCTGCTCGTCGACAAGGTACGCGATATCGTCGACCTTCTATCCCCACCGAGCCGAGCCCTTGTCCTCAGCATCGATTAGAAAAGCCAAATTCAGGCCCTCGATCGCGAGCAGCCGGACTTGCCGATGATGCCTGGCCTGCCGGAACGCCGCACGCACAGCTACGTGCGGCATGGCACGACCACGCTTTTTGAGCGCTCGATGTCGCCTCGGGGTTCGTCATCGGCAATGTTACAAGCGCCATCGATCAGTCGAGTTTTTGAAGTTCCTCAAAGAGATCGACGCTCAATCCCTGAGGGGCTCGCTGTCCATATCGTCATGGACATGTGTGGACGCCCCCGCTGATGCAAGAAGAATCTTTCAAAGAGCGCTGAGCGTGGTCGGGGGCTGACATGTGTCCGGCCTTTTGCTGCGGCTGTCACATGCCGCTGGCCCGTATGGAGTTCGCGGAACGGGTCCAATTCAACCTCGCGTGCTCGAGGCGCGTATCGCTGATCTGGTTTTCCCGATTCCTGTCTCGCGACCGTTGCGCCATACTCTCCGGTTGACCTTCTCTCGATTGGTCCCTCCATGAACCATGGCGCATCGATCTGGTCATGGCGCAGGGACGTCAGGAAGGTCATGGTTTTCCAACGCCGTGTGGGACTTTGGCGGGGAGCTTGTGCCCACGCGGTGCCCATTCCCGCAGGAGAGCCATGTCGGTCCGGGTCTAAGTCTCGTCGATGAAGACCAACCGCTCAGCTTTGACGGGACTTTGGTACTTGTCCACTGGGCTCGCCGCCGTGCCACCTCGGGGCGATCGCGTTCGCCAGCCACCACGCTTTTTTTAAGCTGAGCTTCGCGGCATGCACGACACCGAGTGGTAATCGACCTTCAGGCCGCGTCCGGCAAGCTACGCAACGAGACCGCGTATGGTGAAATCGCCGTCCTGGATCCGTTGCGACAGCCACATCGCGTGGTCGCCCGAAATCGCCTTCTTATGACCACCCATTTGACAACGCTGCCGATCGACCCGCTTCATCCAGCCAATGGCCGTGCTAATCGCAATCCCAAACCGCTTGGCTGCCTAAATGCGGGACATCCCGCCCTTGATCGCGGCCGCGACACGCTTGCGAAGATCCAGAGAATAAGGCTTGCCCATCCATGCTGGCCTCCAACCCAGCCAGCATGGTGAATCAGAAACACGCTGATTGGAATCTTGAGGGTTCAGTGAGGTCGCGGGGCAAAGGCCAGACGCGCGCTCTGTTCGTAGCGTGCGATTTCATAGAAGCCGGATTGAACGAAGCCGCGGAGTTGTGGGCGCTATGAGGATAGTGCAGCCAGCGCGGCTGCGGAGAAGGCGCGTCTGTGGTCATAGCGCGTCGGCGAGACATTCAGCTGATGT
This genomic window contains:
- a CDS encoding polyamine ABC transporter substrate-binding protein — its product is MNRRQFVNGVTAAGALFLGAAPFVASSRARAAERITLANWGGSTDDFMKEYWIKPFTSETGIAVDTVAGPDFAKALAQVQSNNIQWDLLDTGGGQAYQGGQLGLWEQIDTKIVDPARFVQSPPSFAVPTAIYALGIAYDPSRTKDPARTFPQLWDVKSFPGRRTLMGTGGAPCLEVPLLADGVAPSQMYPLDLDRAFKALDRIKPNVVKFWTATAECISLIQRNEADYSTAWLNRVKLAKAAGISIDFSFAQCINLTGYFTVLKGTKHKEAAMRFLDFITRPEQQAALANKLGAVPVTKGAEQKIDAEARRWLPDLNNPNSLFVDNKYWADRYQELSNSYKEWSLR